The Haloferax sp. Atlit-12N genome window below encodes:
- a CDS encoding redox-regulated ATPase YchF: MSYKIGLVGKPSVGKSSFFNAATMNDVPEGAYPFTTIDPSIGEAYVRVECAAPEFDESCTPSVGYCDHGMRYVPVKLVDVAGLIPGAHEGKGLGNQFLTDLNEADVLVHVVDFSGETDIEGEATEGHDPREDIDFLENELDMWYLGVLEKGIDRYRSGYHGEDKDIEVDLAEQMSAFKTNKDEIKQIILSLGLELDPDEWDDADKESLAREIRKRTKPIIIAANKMDKPVSQENYEEITADADYEHLTFVPTSAHAEKALKKADEGGVVDYRPGDDDFDIVGDVSDEQEAGLEQIREFVAEFGGTGVQQSLENALFDVMGAIAIFPGSANGKSDSQGVFRDCFILPEGSTTEDFAYHLHSDIGDGLLHGIDCHSKRQIGSDHELAHRDVVEIVSTN; encoded by the coding sequence ATGAGTTACAAGATCGGTCTCGTCGGAAAACCGTCCGTCGGGAAGTCGAGTTTCTTCAACGCGGCGACGATGAACGACGTGCCCGAGGGCGCGTATCCGTTTACGACCATCGACCCCTCCATCGGCGAGGCGTACGTCCGCGTCGAGTGTGCGGCCCCGGAGTTCGACGAGTCGTGTACGCCCTCTGTCGGCTACTGCGACCACGGAATGCGATACGTCCCGGTCAAACTCGTCGACGTGGCGGGTCTCATCCCCGGCGCGCACGAGGGGAAGGGCCTCGGAAACCAGTTCCTCACCGACCTCAACGAGGCGGACGTGCTCGTCCACGTCGTCGACTTCTCCGGTGAGACGGACATCGAAGGCGAGGCGACGGAGGGCCACGACCCCCGGGAGGACATCGACTTCCTCGAGAACGAACTGGACATGTGGTACCTCGGCGTCCTGGAGAAGGGCATCGACCGCTACCGCTCGGGCTATCACGGCGAGGACAAGGACATCGAAGTCGACCTCGCCGAGCAGATGTCCGCGTTCAAGACGAACAAAGACGAAATCAAGCAGATAATCCTTTCGCTCGGTCTGGAACTCGACCCCGACGAGTGGGACGACGCGGACAAGGAGTCGCTCGCCCGCGAGATTCGAAAGCGCACGAAGCCAATCATCATCGCGGCGAACAAGATGGACAAGCCAGTCTCCCAAGAGAACTACGAGGAAATCACGGCCGACGCCGACTACGAACACCTGACGTTCGTCCCGACCTCGGCGCACGCGGAGAAGGCGCTGAAGAAGGCCGACGAGGGCGGCGTCGTCGACTACCGCCCCGGCGACGACGACTTCGACATCGTCGGCGACGTGAGCGACGAACAGGAGGCGGGTCTCGAACAGATTCGCGAGTTCGTCGCGGAGTTCGGCGGCACGGGCGTCCAGCAGTCGCTCGAAAACGCGTTGTTCGACGTGATGGGTGCCATCGCCATCTTCCCCGGGAGCGCGAACGGGAAAAGCGACTCGCAGGGCGTCTTCCGCGACTGCTTTATTCTCCCCGAGGGCTCGACGACCGAGGACTTCGCGTACCACCTGCACTCGGACATCGGCGACGGCCTCCTCCACGGCATCGACTGCCACTCGAAGCGCCAAATCGGTTCGGACCACGAACTCGCACACCGGGACGTGGTCGAAATCGTCTCGACGAACTGA
- a CDS encoding GNAT family N-acetyltransferase: MTVRLRAATASDLPAIREIYAPFVEDTAISFAYDPPSVADLEAKLEKKTDYPWLVCELDGEVAGYAYAGAIRERVAYQWAVETSIYVHPDFQRRGVARGLYTALLDLLERQGYVSAVAVVTTPNPASIAFHESFGFERVGRFERVGYKHDAWHDVEWWSLDLGDRPEEPTAPLSVADARECDWWDDALTRGAALVEDTGQNSTT; this comes from the coding sequence ATGACTGTCCGCCTCCGTGCGGCGACGGCGTCCGACCTCCCCGCGATTCGGGAGATTTACGCGCCGTTCGTCGAGGACACCGCGATTTCGTTCGCCTACGACCCGCCGAGCGTCGCGGACCTCGAAGCGAAACTGGAGAAGAAGACCGACTATCCGTGGCTCGTCTGCGAACTCGACGGTGAAGTGGCCGGCTACGCCTACGCCGGAGCGATTCGAGAGCGTGTCGCCTACCAGTGGGCCGTCGAGACCTCGATTTACGTCCACCCGGACTTCCAGCGCCGCGGCGTCGCCCGCGGTCTCTACACGGCGCTTTTAGACCTGCTCGAACGGCAGGGCTACGTCTCGGCCGTCGCTGTCGTCACGACGCCGAACCCCGCGAGCATCGCCTTCCACGAATCGTTCGGCTTCGAGCGCGTCGGCCGTTTCGAGCGCGTCGGCTACAAACACGACGCGTGGCACGACGTGGAGTGGTGGAGTCTCGACCTCGGCGACCGACCCGAAGAACCCACAGCACCGCTGTCCGTGGCCGACGCTCGGGAATGCGACTGGTGGGACGACGCGCTCACTCGCGGCGCTGCGCTCGTCGAAGACACTGGACAGAACAGCACTACCTGA
- a CDS encoding 5'-deoxyadenosine deaminase — translation MLLAGTVVADASTIIEEGAVVVDDDRIAAVGEYADLAERSPDHERREFDVIAPGLVGGHVHSVQSLGRGIADDTSLLDWLFDHVLPMEAGLDAEGMRVAAELGYLECIESGTTTVVDHLSVRHAEEAFEAAGEMGIRGRIGKVLMDTNAPEGLQEDTDAGLAESERLIERYHDGFGGRIQYAVTPRFAVTCSEACLRGVRELADRYDGVRIHTHASENRDEIATVEAETGMRNIHWLDEVGLTGDDVVLAHCVHTDESEREVLTETGTHVTYCPSSNMKLASGIAPIPDYLDRGINVALGNDGPPCNNTLDPFTEMRQASLLQKVDALDPTSTPAATVFEMATRNGAKAAGFDRVGELREGWKADIVGIDTDLTRATPMHDVLSHLVFSAHGDDVVFTMVDGDVLYDGGEHVRADPDDIRERARAVADGLDAAPTGD, via the coding sequence ATGTTACTCGCGGGAACGGTGGTCGCCGACGCGTCCACTATCATCGAAGAGGGAGCCGTCGTCGTCGACGACGACCGCATCGCCGCGGTTGGAGAGTACGCGGACCTCGCGGAACGGTCCCCCGACCATGAGCGACGCGAGTTCGACGTTATCGCGCCGGGACTGGTCGGCGGGCACGTCCACTCGGTGCAGTCGCTCGGACGAGGCATCGCCGACGACACGTCGCTTCTCGACTGGCTCTTCGACCACGTGCTTCCGATGGAAGCCGGCCTCGACGCGGAGGGGATGCGCGTCGCCGCCGAACTGGGCTATCTCGAATGCATCGAGTCCGGGACGACGACGGTCGTCGACCACCTCTCGGTTCGACACGCCGAGGAGGCGTTCGAGGCGGCGGGCGAGATGGGCATCCGCGGGCGAATCGGGAAGGTGCTCATGGACACGAACGCGCCCGAGGGGTTACAGGAAGACACCGACGCCGGCCTCGCCGAGTCCGAACGCCTCATTGAGCGCTACCACGACGGCTTCGGCGGCCGCATCCAGTACGCCGTCACGCCCCGGTTCGCCGTCACCTGCTCGGAGGCGTGTCTGCGGGGCGTCCGCGAACTCGCAGACCGGTACGACGGCGTCCGCATCCACACCCACGCGAGCGAGAACCGCGACGAAATCGCCACCGTCGAGGCGGAGACTGGCATGCGGAACATCCACTGGCTCGACGAGGTCGGTCTCACCGGCGACGACGTGGTGCTCGCCCACTGCGTCCACACCGACGAGTCCGAGCGCGAAGTGCTCACCGAGACCGGTACGCACGTCACCTACTGCCCGTCGTCGAACATGAAACTCGCGTCGGGCATCGCGCCGATTCCCGACTACCTCGACCGCGGTATCAACGTCGCACTCGGCAACGACGGCCCGCCGTGCAACAACACGCTCGACCCGTTCACCGAGATGCGGCAAGCCAGCCTCCTCCAGAAAGTCGACGCGCTCGACCCGACGAGCACGCCCGCCGCGACCGTCTTCGAGATGGCGACCCGAAACGGCGCGAAGGCCGCCGGTTTCGACCGGGTCGGCGAGCTCCGCGAAGGATGGAAAGCCGACATCGTCGGTATCGACACCGACCTCACCCGCGCGACGCCGATGCACGACGTGCTTTCGCACCTCGTCTTCTCCGCCCACGGCGACGACGTGGTGTTCACCATGGTCGACGGCGACGTGCTCTACGACGGAGGCGAACACGTCCGCGCGGACCCCGACGACATCCGCGAGCGGGCGCGGGCGGTCGCCGACGGCCTCGACGCGGCACCGACGGGCGACTGA
- a CDS encoding helix-turn-helix domain-containing protein yields MREFEFVVRFSEDTDELMDLFYEYPSLRSRSSVCSSTEDVMWRVDHVVGTPEALSAFEGVFLDETRCNECLDAPDCHTHRDYHVLDRSDNSMTVYTYREEVSNCHSIPRYVLEHVGPGVIFESSRRAGAYRWRILYPGDHPLGELYETIEAQLREGLQLDVEHLTSAGNWDAESRIAADLSSAHWEALETAVEHGYYERPRKVTVEDLSEVLDVPRSTVQYRLRTAEDLVMSKLGDPEA; encoded by the coding sequence ATGCGTGAGTTCGAATTCGTCGTTCGCTTTTCCGAGGACACCGACGAGCTGATGGACCTGTTTTACGAGTATCCGAGTCTGCGGTCCCGTTCGTCGGTCTGTTCGTCCACGGAGGACGTGATGTGGCGGGTCGACCACGTCGTCGGCACGCCGGAAGCGCTGTCGGCGTTCGAGGGGGTGTTCCTCGACGAAACGCGGTGCAACGAGTGTCTCGACGCGCCCGACTGCCATACCCACCGCGACTACCACGTCCTCGACCGGTCGGACAACTCGATGACCGTCTACACCTACCGCGAGGAGGTGAGCAACTGCCACTCGATTCCGCGATACGTGCTCGAACACGTCGGTCCGGGCGTCATCTTCGAGTCGTCTCGCCGCGCGGGCGCGTACCGCTGGCGCATCCTCTACCCCGGTGACCACCCGCTCGGTGAACTGTACGAGACCATCGAGGCGCAACTCAGAGAGGGCCTGCAGTTGGACGTCGAACACCTCACGAGCGCCGGTAACTGGGACGCCGAATCGCGCATCGCGGCCGACCTCTCGTCGGCCCACTGGGAGGCGCTCGAAACCGCCGTCGAACACGGTTACTACGAGCGCCCGCGCAAGGTGACCGTCGAGGACCTCAGCGAGGTGCTCGACGTGCCGCGCTCGACGGTCCAGTACCGACTGCGAACCGCCGAGGACCTCGTGATGTCGAAACTTGGCGACCCGGAGGCGTAG